Proteins from a genomic interval of Loxodonta africana isolate mLoxAfr1 chromosome 25, mLoxAfr1.hap2, whole genome shotgun sequence:
- the LOC100673287 gene encoding transmembrane epididymal protein 1-like, which produces MGGFEGHLFPGLSFFFYGLYHARLFSRASICNYPVQYPPTRPWSKGRWAKLQQIYYVGLLKMLSACVLVAQELHNVPGEFVLITRLFHQRNFIYHKEWQHLTLYMSFFLSGCVDAVSQNLLPQRCAALEQGAQALAFFMCLPLMVSHIQDTEGVELQAHILLIQAMFLLMLVVTAELWAPNMPQIWVMKAFLHMVVGSWLIHIGFMLFKPISGYKWMDDDKNDIMFVTTFFCWHVAFAAVLMTWIYGFSFVWYCYIC; this is translated from the coding sequence ATGGGAGGCTTTGAGGGTCATCTGTTCCCGGGGCTATCTTTcttcttctatggtctttatcATGCACGACTGTTCTCCAGGGCCTCGATATGCAACTACCCTGTCCAGTATCCACCAACCCGTCCCTGGAGCAAGGGAAGATGGGCCAAGCTGCAGCAAATATACTATGTTGGATTGCTGAAGATGTTGAGCGCCTGTGTTTTAGTAGCTCAAGAGCTGCATAATGTTCCTGGAGAGTTTGTACTTATCACCAGGCTATTTCACCAGAGAAACTTTATATACCACAAAGAGTGGCAGCATCTCACTCTATACATGAGCTTCTTCCTGAGCGGTTGTGTGGATGCGGTAAGCCAGAACCTGCTGCCCCAGCGATGTGCTGCTCTGGAGCAAGGTGCACAAGCGCTGGCCTTTTTTATGTGTCTGCCCTTGATGGTGTCTCATATTCAGGACACAGAAGGCGTAGAGCTTCAGGCTCACATCCTGCTCATCCAGGCTATGTTCCTGCTGATGCTGGTGGTGACCGCTGAGCTGTGGGCTCCCAATATGCCTCAGATCTGGGTGATGAAGGCCTTTTTACATATGGTGGTAGGCTCTTGGCTGATTCATATAGGCTTTATGCTGTTCAAACCAATCTCTGGCTATAAATGGATGGATGATGACAAAAATGACATTATGTTTGTCACCACCTTCTTCTGCTGGCACGTGGCCTTTGCTGCCGTTTTGATGACCTGGATCTATGGCTTCTCCTTTGTGTGGTATTGTTACATTTGTTGA